A stretch of the Thiomicrorhabdus indica genome encodes the following:
- a CDS encoding MgtC/SapB family protein, with the protein MEVVVESLWGQLIVTLVLGFLTGLELRTYLNTFHQGKDEIFFGTVRTFSFTAVSGFVLYLIDFWMFVVGFAGLTGLFLLFYAQALKRESGSVLLYWVWLLVYAYGALALTQPLWVLALIFVMIVLVLNAKDSIKQFVNKVSGEELTTLAKLILLSGIILPLLPREILHPMLPVSPFKIWLAVVVVSTMSYLGYIAQRYLFKEQGILITSIFGGIYSSTATTVVLAKKSQDVPRLSYQMTAAILIATALMYFRLWAIAAVFFWEVAMILWPYLLGFGLLTAVIAVVYIQIEKRFGEKKQVFTPAGNPLELKVAFVFAFMFIVMAVVTQLVNEYFGDSGLRYLSIIVGFTDIDPFVLSLLNGNYQADAMTVAGAIVIAAGSNNFLKALYAYILGEPLAGKYSAFWLSVLGGATMFTGWFVLVA; encoded by the coding sequence ATGGAAGTTGTGGTGGAAAGTCTTTGGGGACAGTTAATCGTTACTTTGGTGTTGGGGTTTTTAACCGGGCTAGAGCTGCGAACCTATCTGAATACTTTTCACCAAGGTAAAGATGAAATTTTTTTTGGTACAGTCAGAACCTTTAGTTTTACAGCCGTTAGTGGATTTGTACTTTACCTGATTGACTTTTGGATGTTTGTCGTTGGTTTTGCTGGGTTGACGGGGTTGTTTTTACTGTTTTATGCACAAGCTTTAAAACGTGAAAGTGGCAGTGTGCTTTTGTATTGGGTGTGGTTGCTGGTGTATGCCTATGGCGCACTGGCTTTGACTCAGCCATTGTGGGTATTGGCGCTGATTTTTGTCATGATCGTGCTGGTGCTCAATGCCAAAGACAGTATTAAGCAATTTGTAAATAAGGTGTCTGGCGAAGAACTTACAACACTTGCAAAACTGATTTTACTCAGCGGTATTATCCTTCCGTTGCTTCCTCGTGAAATCTTGCACCCGATGTTGCCTGTATCGCCTTTTAAAATTTGGCTGGCAGTTGTCGTGGTATCGACTATGTCTTATTTGGGATATATCGCTCAACGTTATCTGTTTAAGGAACAAGGTATTTTAATTACCAGTATTTTCGGGGGGATTTATTCTTCCACGGCAACCACTGTGGTACTGGCTAAAAAATCTCAAGATGTTCCACGCTTGAGTTATCAGATGACAGCGGCGATTTTGATTGCGACGGCCTTGATGTATTTCCGGTTATGGGCGATTGCGGCGGTGTTTTTCTGGGAAGTGGCGATGATTTTGTGGCCATATTTACTCGGATTTGGACTTTTAACTGCGGTGATTGCGGTGGTTTATATTCAAATCGAAAAACGGTTTGGAGAGAAAAAACAGGTTTTTACACCGGCCGGTAACCCTTTAGAACTCAAGGTCGCTTTTGTATTTGCCTTTATGTTTATTGTGATGGCGGTGGTTACTCAGTTGGTTAATGAATATTTCGGCGATTCGGGATTGCGATATTTATCGATTATTGTCGGTTTTACCGATATAGACCCATTTGTTTTATCACTGTTAAATGGTAATTATCAAGCGGATGCAATGACGGTAGCCGGTGCGATTGTGATTGCCGCCGGCTCAAATAATTTCTTAAAAGCTTTGTACGCTTATATTTTGGGTGAGCCTTTAGCAGGCAAGTATTCAGCATTCTGGTTGAGTGTGTTAGGTGGAGCCACTATGTTTACCGGTTGGTTTGTGTTGGTGGCTTAG
- the aroE gene encoding shikimate dehydrogenase: protein MTDKYAVVGYPIGHSKSPLIHRLFAEQTGQDLTYEAILIDNEETSFKYAMADLKNRGYKGINITVPFKLDAFEYADNKSSRAESAHAINTFIFNDDGTTTGDNTDGIGLVNDIEVNGQRPFKDQRVLILGAGGAVQGILEPLLEKYPASIHIANRTAKRAEVLGQRFKTDIPVSGSGWDEIPIDKGYDIIINGTSASLDNKLPPISEQVLKPDSLVYDMMYGNEPTIFVNWAKQHQPNCSVMDGLGMLVGQAAEAFYLWRGVRPETQPVIDQVRKEMK from the coding sequence ATGACCGATAAATATGCAGTCGTCGGCTATCCAATTGGCCATTCAAAATCGCCTCTCATTCATCGTTTGTTTGCAGAGCAGACTGGGCAAGACCTCACTTATGAGGCGATTCTCATTGATAATGAAGAAACTTCGTTTAAATACGCTATGGCAGATTTGAAAAACCGTGGTTATAAAGGCATTAATATCACTGTGCCTTTTAAGCTCGATGCCTTTGAATATGCCGACAACAAATCCAGCCGCGCCGAGAGTGCACACGCCATCAACACATTTATTTTCAATGACGATGGTACAACCACTGGCGACAATACGGATGGTATCGGGTTAGTAAATGACATAGAAGTAAATGGTCAACGCCCTTTTAAGGATCAGCGTGTTTTGATTTTAGGTGCTGGTGGCGCAGTGCAAGGCATTCTTGAACCGCTTCTGGAAAAGTATCCAGCAAGCATTCACATTGCGAATCGCACTGCCAAACGCGCAGAAGTTTTAGGACAGCGCTTTAAAACGGATATTCCCGTCAGCGGAAGCGGTTGGGATGAAATTCCAATAGATAAAGGCTATGACATTATTATTAATGGTACTTCAGCCAGCCTAGATAATAAGCTACCACCTATTTCGGAACAGGTGTTAAAGCCAGACAGCTTAGTGTATGACATGATGTATGGCAATGAACCAACAATATTTGTGAACTGGGCAAAACAACATCAACCCAATTGTAGTGTAATGGATGGATTGGGAATGCTGGTTGGCCAAGCAGCCGAAGCGTTTTACCTGTGGCGAGGTGTTCGCCCAGAAACACAACCGGTTATCGACCAAGTTCGTAAAGAGATGAAATAA
- a CDS encoding gamma carbonic anhydrase family protein, with the protein MSVRMYKSFTPSLQESTWVDESAVVIGRCELAEDVSVWPNATLRGDVNDIQIGARSNIQDGCVLHTTHESDISKGSKCIVGEDVTVGHNVVLHGCVLENECLIGMGAVVLDNAVVQTHVLVGANSLVPAGKVLESGYLYLGSPVKKIRELTQEEKAFFKYSAQHYVKLKNDYQEA; encoded by the coding sequence ATGAGTGTTCGAATGTATAAAAGTTTTACTCCAAGTTTGCAAGAATCGACTTGGGTTGATGAATCGGCTGTTGTCATTGGCCGCTGTGAGTTAGCAGAAGATGTCAGTGTTTGGCCGAATGCCACTTTGCGGGGCGATGTCAATGATATTCAGATTGGAGCGCGTTCGAATATTCAAGACGGTTGTGTTTTACACACTACTCATGAAAGTGATATTTCCAAGGGATCTAAGTGTATTGTAGGTGAGGATGTGACTGTTGGTCACAATGTGGTTTTACACGGTTGTGTGCTTGAAAATGAGTGTTTGATCGGCATGGGCGCGGTGGTGTTAGATAATGCTGTTGTTCAAACACATGTTTTAGTTGGGGCGAACAGTTTGGTACCGGCCGGTAAAGTATTGGAGTCGGGGTATTTATATTTGGGTTCGCCGGTGAAAAAAATTCGTGAGTTGACGCAAGAAGAGAAAGCTTTCTTTAAATATTCTGCGCAACATTACGTAAAATTAAAAAACGATTACCAAGAAGCTTAG
- the hemB gene encoding porphobilinogen synthase: MINRQFPITRMRRMRKDNFSRRLMRETTLTADDLILPMFVIEGDNQREAVPSMPGVERLSIDLLVKEAQEVFELGIPMIALFPVTPSHVKSLDAAEAYNPDGLAQRAVRAVKEAVPELGIMTDVALDPFTTHGQDGIIDEDGYVLNDDTIDALMQQALSHAEAGADVIGPSDMMDGRIIEIRELLEDHGHINTRIMAYSAKYASSYYGPFRDAVGSAGNLGKGNKHTYQMDPANRNEALHEVALDLNEGADMVMVKPGVPYLDIVRDIKNEFKAPTYVYHVSGEYAMLKAAAQNGWIDEKPVVLETLLSCKRAGADGILTYYAKNAAIWLNESH, translated from the coding sequence ATGATTAATCGACAATTTCCGATCACCCGTATGCGCCGCATGCGCAAAGATAATTTTTCTCGCCGCCTAATGCGCGAAACCACGCTCACCGCAGACGATTTAATTTTGCCAATGTTTGTTATTGAAGGTGATAACCAGCGAGAAGCCGTTCCCTCTATGCCTGGCGTGGAGCGTTTATCAATTGATCTTTTAGTCAAAGAGGCGCAAGAAGTTTTTGAACTTGGCATTCCAATGATTGCCCTTTTTCCTGTCACACCGTCACATGTTAAATCACTGGATGCTGCAGAAGCTTATAACCCTGATGGACTGGCCCAACGTGCGGTTCGAGCCGTAAAAGAAGCGGTACCAGAACTTGGTATTATGACGGATGTGGCACTAGACCCGTTCACCACCCATGGCCAAGATGGCATTATTGATGAAGACGGTTATGTGTTAAATGACGACACAATTGATGCCCTGATGCAACAAGCCTTATCACATGCCGAAGCGGGCGCTGACGTCATTGGACCATCCGATATGATGGATGGCCGTATTATTGAAATTCGAGAGCTCCTTGAAGATCACGGTCATATTAATACTCGAATCATGGCGTACTCTGCAAAATACGCTTCGAGCTACTATGGTCCTTTCCGTGACGCAGTCGGTTCAGCAGGCAACTTGGGCAAAGGCAACAAACACACTTATCAAATGGACCCTGCGAATCGAAATGAAGCCTTGCACGAAGTCGCACTGGACTTAAACGAAGGTGCCGATATGGTGATGGTTAAACCAGGCGTGCCTTATTTGGATATTGTTCGCGACATCAAAAATGAATTCAAAGCACCTACCTATGTTTATCATGTGAGTGGTGAATACGCGATGCTTAAAGCGGCCGCACAAAACGGCTGGATTGACGAAAAACCCGTGGTGCTAGAAACATTGCTTTCTTGCAAACGAGCCGGAGCGGATGGCATCCTAACTTACTATGCCAAGAACGCAGCAATCTGGTTAAATGAATCGCATTGA